A region from the Corylus avellana chromosome ca7, CavTom2PMs-1.0 genome encodes:
- the LOC132188721 gene encoding probable receptor-like protein kinase At2g23200, giving the protein MEMLHLLRALFPFFLLHFLSLLLPSSANYTLPAVYFINCGSKSNITVGGRNFVGDLNSGSFSVGTSSDVSDTNSATDMSLYQTARIFENPSSYDFDIIDHGIYYVRLHFFPFMSGKTNLAKALFDVSTSNFSLLSNFGVQENSNSPVIEEFLLTINGTDKFSVHFTPHRKSFAFVSAIEVFLIPDEGFVLDNFSLVTPAGSNQTYVGLPSQVLRTIHRVNVGGPQNNDSLWRTWIPDDDYLLSPGSAKICPPYNGTLTYDVLGATNYSASDVVYRTCKELNSNSSSVTWRFDVSKSARHLLRLHFCDIVSTAAAVVKFNASIYSNFSEMIYPDDINQTVQLAAPSYYDFVVDSDDSGFMNVSVGPRKDSANKTAYLNGLEIMEFMGVPIQDKPKKHVGVVVVIVATACGAVFVFVLVVLLLLGLRYKKAKHVDGVGSLPVLHGQGSYYSKGKANASPVRNVNLNLKMPLLQILDATHKFDIKFLIGEGGFGKVYEGTLLDGTKVAVKRSDPKNGQGLPEFETEILVLSKIRHRHLVSLIGYCEEGSEMILVYEFIEKGTLRDHLYVLKENPERSSKRSKLSWKQRLEICVGSAKGLHYLHTSSAGGIIHRDVKSTNILLNEQYVAKVADFGLSRSGHQDPNHFSTVGIKGSFGYVDPEYFRTFEFTEKSDVYSFGVVLLEVLCARPAIVDSPKREEVNLAEWGMFWQKKGQLEKIIDPLLVGEINHDSLRKFGEIAENCLKDCGADRPSMLDVQWDLEYALQLQQTALHKEAHDDSTTNAFLELPLPSDHSIPDWEDDHVPIMLRDDGSETTDSGVFSQMRIDGAR; this is encoded by the coding sequence ATGGAAATGCTTCATCTCCTCAGGGCtctcttccctttctttcttctccatttcctttctcttttgcttcCCTCATCAGCTAATTACACTCTACCAGCTGTGTATTTCATCAATTGCGGGTCAAAGTCCAACATTACTGTCGGCGGTCGGAACTTCGTTGGTGACTTGAATTCTGGCTCCTTCTCTGTCGGAACAAGCTCTGATGTCAGTGACACCAACTCAGCAACAGATATGTCTCTCTATCAAACTGCAAGAATTTTTGAAAACCCATCTTCATATGATTTTGATATCATCGATCATGGCATTTATTATGTTCGCCTCCATTTCTTTCCGTTCATGTCCGGGAAGACTAATCTGGCTAAGGCCCTATTCGATGTTTCAACTTCTAATTTTTCGCTCTTGtcaaactttggggttcaagaAAATAGTAATTCACCTGTGATTGAGGAGTTCTTACTCACTATCAACGGAACCGATAagttcagcgtccactttactCCTCACAGaaaatcttttgcttttgtGAGCGCCATAGAAGTCTTTCTAATCCCAGATGAAGGCTTCGTCCTGGATAATTTTTCTCTAGTTACTCCTGCTGGGAGCAATCAAACTTATGTTGGCCTACCATCTCAGGTTTTACGCACAATTCATAGGGTCAATGTTGGAGGTCCACAGAACAATGACTCACTGTGGAGGACTTGGATACCGGATGATGATTATCTCCTTTCCCCAGGATCTGCAAAAATCTGCCCCCCTTATAACGGTACGCTTACATATGATGTTCTTGGTGCTACTAATTATAGTGCCTCAGATGTTGTTTACAGGACTTGCAAAGAATTAAATTCAAATTCGTCCAGCGTAACTTGGCGTTTTGATGTGAGCAAGAGTGCCAGACACCTGCTTCGGCTGCACTTTTGCGATATTGTTAGCACAGCGGCTGCTGTTGTCAAATTCAATGCCTCTATATATAGCAATTTCAGTGAGATGATCTATCCTGACGATATTAACCAAACTGTGCAGTTGGCAGCTCCATCTTACTATGATTTCGTGGTTGATTCTGACGATTCGGGATTTATGAATGTTAGTGTAGGGCCTAGGAAGGATTCTGCAAATAAAACTGCCTATCTGAATGGGCTGGAGATTATGGAGTTTATGGGTGTTCCAATTCAGGACAAGCCAAAGAAACATGTtggtgttgttgttgttatagTTGCTACAGCCTGTGGTGCGGTCTTTGTCTTCGTTTTGGTAGTGCTGTTGTTGTTGGGGTTAAGATACAAGAAAGCAAAGCATGTTGATGGAGTAGGTTCATTGCCAGTGCTCCATGGACAAGGAAGTTATTACAGTAAAGGGAAAGCGAATGCCTCCCCTGTTCGTAATGTCAACCTAAATTTGAAGATGCCTCTTCTTCAAATACTTGATGCAACTCATAAATTTGACATCAAATTCTTAATAGGTGAGGGTGGGTTTGGCAAAGTTTACGAGGGAACTCTTCTGGATGGTACCAAAGTGGCTGTGAAACGAAGTGATCCTAAAAATGGGCAGGGCCTTCCTGAATTCGAAACAGAAATCTTGGTCTTATCCAAAATTCGCCATCGCCATCTTGTTTCCTTGATAGGGTATTGCGAAGAAGGGTCTGAGATGATACTGGTGTATGAATTTATAGAAAAGGGCACTCTGAGAGACCATCTCTATGTTTTGAAGGAGAACCCTGAGAGATCATCTAAAAGGTCTAAATTGTCTTGGAAGCAACGGCTTGAGATTTGTGTTGGTTCAGCAAAGGGCCTTCATTACCTTCACACCTCTTCAGCTGGGGGAATCATTCACCGGGATGTTAAGTCAACAAATATCTTGCTGAATGAACAGTACGTGGCTAAAGTTGCTGACTTTGGCCTTTCAAGATCAGGCCATCAAGATCCAAACCATTTCAGTACTGTTGGCATAAAGGGTAGCTTTGGTTATGTGGATCCTGAATATTTTAGAACCTTTGAGTTTACAGAAAAATCTGATGTCTACTCCTTTGGTGTGGTACTTCTTGAGGTGCTTTGTGCAAGGCCAGCTATTGTTGACTCGCCCAAGAGGGAGGAGGTGAACCTTGCGGAATGGGGGATGTTTTGGCAAAAGAAAGGGCAACTTGAAAAGATTATCGATCCGTTGTTAGTGGGAGAAATTAACCATGATTCACTAAGAAAATTTGGTGAAATAGCTGAGAATTGTTTGAAGGATTGTGGAGCTGACAGGCCTTCCATGCTTGATGTgcagtgggacttggaatatgCACTGCAGCTTCAACAAACTGCATTGCACAAAGAAGCGCATGACGACTCTACAACAAATGCATTTTTGGAATTGCCTTTGCCTTCCGATCATAGCATCCCAGATTGGGAAGATGATCATGTGCCCATTATGTTAAGGGATGATGGTTCGGAGACGACAGATAGTGGGGTTTTCTCTCAGATGAGGATTGATGGTGCCAGATAA